In the Helianthus annuus cultivar XRQ/B chromosome 11, HanXRQr2.0-SUNRISE, whole genome shotgun sequence genome, one interval contains:
- the LOC110887680 gene encoding uncharacterized protein LOC110887680, translating to MARVEKEILEGEIKTGKGLNQEVSLARAGDTRWGSHHRTIISLLRLFPEVVTVLQYVKEDGDCSQQRTNAKGILSYFKKLEFVFYMHLIRDILSYTNALSKHLQQKGKDLLEAANLINGTKRALNALRQNGFEPMLEKLTFFCKKYDITMLDMTESYCNPRNRKNVITNRHHFEVDIFIEVLDMQIQELGTIFYVK from the coding sequence ATGGCTAGAGTGGAAAAAGAGATACTTGAAGGTGAAATTAAAACGGGTAAAGGATTAAACCAAGAGGTTTCCCTAGCACGAGCCGGTGATACGCGATGGGGTTCACATCATAGAACCATCATCAGTTTGCTTAGATTGTTTCCGGAAGTTGTTACCGTACTTCAATATGTTAAAGAAGATGGAGATTGCAGTCAACAACGGACAAATGCAAAAGGTATTCTATCCTATTTTAAAAAACTCGAGTTTGTTTTTTATATGCATTTGATAAGAGATATATTAAGTTACACAAATGCTCTTTCAAAACACCTTCAACAAAAAGGGAAAGATTTATTAGAAGCGGCCAACTTGATAAATGGTACAAAACGAGCATTAAATGCTTTAAGACAAAATGGATTTGAGCCGATGTTGGAAAAACTGACTTTCTTTTGTAAAAAATATGACATTACAATGTTGGATATGACGGAAAGTTATTGTAATCCAAGAAACCGAAAGAATGTCATTACAAATCGACATCATTTTGAAGTAGACATTTTTATTGAGGTTTTGGACATGCAGATTCAAGAATTAGGAACGATTTTTTACgtgaagtaa